The genome window TCAGGCTCTCGATCTCATGGGTGGCCAGGATCTCTGTCAGTTTTTCGGCGTAGTCGATGTCATCCAGCTTCGGGCAGCCGATCAGGGTGATCTTGTTCTTCATGAAGTCCTGGTGAATCCCGGCGTAGGCGAAGGCGGTGCAGTCGGCGGCGATGAGCAGGCGGCAGTTGTCAAAGTAGGGCGCCCGCGGCGAGACGAGCTTTAACTGGCAGGGCCACTGGCCCAGTTGCGATTCGGCGACGACGCCCGAGCCGATTCCGGCGTTGGCGCCCGCGCCGGCAACGGCACGGCCGGCACCAGCACCAGGAGAAGGGGCGCCTTCCGCGCTGGGCGATCTCTCGATTACCCGCGCCTTCATGCCGGGACAGCCGAAGGGAGCGGGGGATGCAGCGGGAGCGGAAGCAGGAGTGGCAGTAACGGCGGCGGATGCGGAAGCGCAGGCATGAGCGTTAACAGCAGGAGCAGCCTCAGCGACGTGCTTCAGTTCTTCCATGCGCTTTTTCACGGCCACTTCGTCAAAAGGGTCCGCTTCCCGCTCTACGAGCGTGATGGCGTCGGTGGGACACTCGGGGAGGCAGTCGCCGAGGCCGTCGCAGTAGGCGTCGGAGACCAATTTGGCCTTGCCGTTGATCAGTTGCAGGGCGCCTTCGTGGCAGGCGGAGATGCAGAGCCCGCAGCCGTTGCATTTTTCCTCGTTGATGGTGACG of Heliomicrobium undosum contains these proteins:
- a CDS encoding ATP-binding protein, translated to MKRKIVTINEEKCNGCGLCISACHEGALQLINGKAKLVSDAYCDGLGDCLPECPTDAITLVEREADPFDEVAVKKRMEELKHVAEAAPAVNAHACASASAAVTATPASAPAASPAPFGCPGMKARVIERSPSAEGAPSPGAGAGRAVAGAGANAGIGSGVVAESQLGQWPCQLKLVSPRAPYFDNCRLLIAADCTAFAYAGIHQDFMKNKITLIGCPKLDDIDYAEKLTEILATHEIESLTVLRMEVPCCGGIVNAVKKALAASGKIIPWQIVVIGTDGRIVQGA